The stretch of DNA CGTTATCAGTAAAGCCATCTTTACTATGTAGAAATTGCCACTCACTAGCGCCCGTTGTTTGATAAGCGTATTGCAGGCAGTTGTGATCCACCAAATCTTTGGGCTGCATCGGCTTACCGTTTTTGGCGATATAAGACGGAGAAGCACACACCACCCATTGCGAATCAAGGATATGACGAGCGATTAAACTGGAGTCTTCCAAATAACCCGTTCGAATAACCAAATCAAGGCCATCATCAACCAAGTCGACAAAGCGATTGTTAAGTGACATATCGACCGTTAAACCTGGGTGCATATTACAAAACTCGGCAACAGCGTCTGCCAGAATCAAATCTCCCGAGATAGTAGGCACTGACATTTTGATATGACCACTGACATTTTCACCAAAGCCTGAAACTGCGTCCATAGCCTCTTGAGCCGCCTGCTTCACATTTTTGGCGCTATGTAACATTGCCTTACCCGCCTCAGTAAGGGTCAATTTACGCGTCGTTCGATACAATAATTGTACGCCTATCTCTTCTTCCAGACGCGCAATTCTTTTACTAACTACCGAATTCGTAAGGTTATTTTGTTCTGCCACCTTACTAAAGCTACCCAGCTCTACGACCTGTGAAAACAGGATCAAATCGTCTGCTCGCATTTGATTATGCCAATTTTGGAATTAATTATTTTCATTATTTCCCTATATCAATAAAAAATAAAGGGGTAAATTCACGCCAAATTAACAAAACAATTACAAACACAGCTTTTGGAATCAAATCGATTACAAATACAGCAACTCTAATTACAACAACTGAATCCTCGAGATTCAGATTACACCTACAAAACCAATAACGTGTTATTCACTTCAAACATGAACGTTTGAAAACAAGTACGAGGAAGTACCCATGAGTGAAACTCTACTAGCTCTATTGGCCTTTTCGCCAATAGTAGTTGCAGCGATACTGCTAGTCGGCCTTAACTGGCCAGCTAAAAAAGCGATGCCAGTGGCATTTGCATTAACCGTTGCTATCGCCCTATTAGCTTGGGATATGTCTGGCACTCGCGTGTTGGCTTCAGTATTCCAAGGCTTCGGCATTACCGTGTCGGTTCTCTGGATTGTGTTTGGCGCCATCTTCTTATTAAACACTTTGAAACACACCGGAGCTATCACCACCATCCGCAACGGTTTTACTGATATCTCAGCAGACCGTCGTGTACAAGCGATCATCATCGCTTGGTGTTTTGGTTCATTCATTGAAGGCGCATCCGGCTTCGGTACACCCGCTGCAATCGCCGCTCCTTTACTCGTTGCAATCGGTTTCCCAGCGTTAGCTGCGGTTCTGATGGGCATGATGATTCAATCTACGCCAGTATCATTCGGCGCGGTTGGTACACCTATTATCGTTGGTGTGAACAAAGGTTTAGATACGCACAACATCGGTGAAAGCCTGATTGCCAATGGTTCAACATGGGATGCTTACCTACAACAGATCACATCAAGTGTTGCGATCATCCACGCCTGCGTTGGTGTGATGATTCCTGTATTGATGGCGATGATGCTGACTCGCTTCTTCGGCAAAAACAAAAGCTGGACTGAAGGTCTTGATATCCTACCATTCGCACTGTTCGCAGGTGCCGCTTTCACCATTCCTTACGCACTAACGGGTGTTTTCCTAGGAGCTGAGTTCCCATCACTGATTGGTGGTTTGGTTGGCCTAGCAATTGTTGTAACAGCAGCAAAACGCGGCTTCCTAGTACCAAAATCAAAATGGGATTTTGAAAGCGAAGATAAGTGGCCAGCAGAATGGTTAGGTTCTTTGAAAATCGATTTAGACGACAACAAAGGTCATAAAAAAATGAGCATGGCGATGGCGTGGGCACCTTACGTGCTGCTCGCTGTCACTCTAGTTGCTAGCCGTGTGAGCCCTGAGTTCAAAGGCCTACTTAAGAGCGTTAGCCTTTCTTTCAGCAACATTCTTGGCGAGACAGGCGTAAGCACAGCGATTCAACCTCTGTATCTACCTGGCGGCATCTTGGTCTTCGTCGCACTGGTTGCTGTTCTAATGCAATCACGCAGCGCAGCACCATTGGCTAAAGCCTTTGGGGAATCGAGCAAAACACTGATTGGTGCCGGCTTTGTGTTGGTGTTCACCATCCCAATGGTCCGTATCTTCATTAACTCAGGTGTGAACGGTTCTGATTTAGCGAGTATGCCAGTAACAACTGCTAACTTTGCAGCTGACCTAGTCGGCGGCGCATTCCCAGCGTTAAGTGCAACGATTGGTGCGTTAGGTGCCTTCATTGCAGGATCTAACACAGTTTCAAACATGATGTTCAGCCAGTTCCAATTCGAAGTAGCACAAACACTGTCTATCTCTAGTGCGGTGGTTGTCGCTCTACAAGCGGTGGGCGCAGCAGCAGGTAACATGATTGCGATTCACAACGTGGTCGCCGCATCGGCAACCGTAGGCTTACTAGGACGTGAAGGTGCAACGTTACGTAAAACGATTATCCCAACGTTCTACTACTTGGTGATGACCGGAATCATTGGCCTAGTAGTTGTCTACGGTTTCAAAATGACAGACGCACTTATGTAAACCATAAGTCGTTACAAAAGCACTTGGCGTTAATACTCAATTCCCCGACTGCAACACCGTCTAATAAGACAGTTGATGAGTTTCGGAATGGATACTAAAACACATCAACACCCTCGAGTATTAACGCCATTTTATTGCTTTACAGGTTTACAGCTTAAGAAAGAACCAACACTTACTTTTTCAAGAATTAAAGCAGCCCAAGCCAAGCTCTCATAGAAGGGCAACATCCCAAGAATTTAGGACTGAAATTATGATCATATCCGCATCGACTGATTACCGCGCCGCAGCAAAAGCGAAATTACCACCGTTTCTTTTTCACTACATTGACGGCGGTTCTTACGGAGAACATACCCTACGCCGCAACACGGCCGATCTTGCAGAGATCGCGCTCAAGCAGCGTGTCCTCAATGACATGTCAGATCTGAATTTGGAAACCGAGTTGTTCGGCGAAAAGCTGGCAATGCCAATCGCCTTAGCGCCAGTTGGCTTAACCGGCATGTACGCACGACGTGGCGAAGTACAAGCGGCTAAAGCGGCTGACAACAAGGGGATTCCTTTTACCATGTCTACCGTGTCGGTGTGCCCAATTGAAGAAGTCGCACCTAAGATCGAACGCCCAATGTGGTTTCAGCTTTACGTGCTAAAAGATCGCGGCTTCATGAAGAACGTATTGGAACGTGCAAAAGCGGCAGGCGTAACAACGCTGGTTTTCACGGTTGATATGCCTGTACCAGGCGCTCGCTACCGTGACATGCACTCAGGAATGAGTGGCCCAAATGCAGCAATACGCCGCGTATTTCAATCTATGCGTCATCCTAGTTGGGCCGTTGATGTAGGTTTACTAGGTAAGCCACACGATCTTGGCAACATCTCGACTTACCGCGGCTCTCCAACCAAACTGGAAGATTACATCGGTTGGTTAGGTGACAACTTCGACCCATCGATTTCGTGGAAAGACCTAGAGTGG from Vibrio splendidus encodes:
- a CDS encoding L-lactate permease; the encoded protein is MSETLLALLAFSPIVVAAILLVGLNWPAKKAMPVAFALTVAIALLAWDMSGTRVLASVFQGFGITVSVLWIVFGAIFLLNTLKHTGAITTIRNGFTDISADRRVQAIIIAWCFGSFIEGASGFGTPAAIAAPLLVAIGFPALAAVLMGMMIQSTPVSFGAVGTPIIVGVNKGLDTHNIGESLIANGSTWDAYLQQITSSVAIIHACVGVMIPVLMAMMLTRFFGKNKSWTEGLDILPFALFAGAAFTIPYALTGVFLGAEFPSLIGGLVGLAIVVTAAKRGFLVPKSKWDFESEDKWPAEWLGSLKIDLDDNKGHKKMSMAMAWAPYVLLAVTLVASRVSPEFKGLLKSVSLSFSNILGETGVSTAIQPLYLPGGILVFVALVAVLMQSRSAAPLAKAFGESSKTLIGAGFVLVFTIPMVRIFINSGVNGSDLASMPVTTANFAADLVGGAFPALSATIGALGAFIAGSNTVSNMMFSQFQFEVAQTLSISSAVVVALQAVGAAAGNMIAIHNVVAASATVGLLGREGATLRKTIIPTFYYLVMTGIIGLVVVYGFKMTDALM
- a CDS encoding LysR family transcriptional regulator, with translation MRADDLILFSQVVELGSFSKVAEQNNLTNSVVSKRIARLEEEIGVQLLYRTTRKLTLTEAGKAMLHSAKNVKQAAQEAMDAVSGFGENVSGHIKMSVPTISGDLILADAVAEFCNMHPGLTVDMSLNNRFVDLVDDGLDLVIRTGYLEDSSLIARHILDSQWVVCASPSYIAKNGKPMQPKDLVDHNCLQYAYQTTGASEWQFLHSKDGFTDNDKYIVRVSGSFSTDNATALRKAALGGHGVAYVPRCLVYHDIRNGQLVDIFPDLVGKKLGIYAVYPFTRQPPNKIKLLIEHIRTRYLTISHYF
- the lldD gene encoding FMN-dependent L-lactate dehydrogenase LldD; its protein translation is MIISASTDYRAAAKAKLPPFLFHYIDGGSYGEHTLRRNTADLAEIALKQRVLNDMSDLNLETELFGEKLAMPIALAPVGLTGMYARRGEVQAAKAADNKGIPFTMSTVSVCPIEEVAPKIERPMWFQLYVLKDRGFMKNVLERAKAAGVTTLVFTVDMPVPGARYRDMHSGMSGPNAAIRRVFQSMRHPSWAVDVGLLGKPHDLGNISTYRGSPTKLEDYIGWLGDNFDPSISWKDLEWIRDFWDGPMVIKGILDQEDAKDAVRFGADGIVVSNHGGRQLDGVLSSAKALPAIADAVKGDTKILVDSGIRTGLDVVRMMAMGADCTLLGRSFVYALAAQGQSGVENLLDLYDKEMRVAMTLTGAKTIKDLTRESLVGLD